A region from the Aegilops tauschii subsp. strangulata cultivar AL8/78 chromosome 5, Aet v6.0, whole genome shotgun sequence genome encodes:
- the LOC120963848 gene encoding uncharacterized protein — MLASAMQQCLSLFFSDWKEDVTTWAYKEPVVPTHRFEVESGVYTLEFMKNWKGTDVAKELNSACIDKVRANILLDILTIRDNVAALPDFVKQLVRQYEDGVVVKK, encoded by the exons ATGTTGGCTTCTGCCATGCAACAATGCTTGTCCCTGTTCTTCAGTGACTGGAAAGAAGATGTAACTACATGGGCTTATAAGGAACCTGTTGTGCCTACACACCGGTTTGA GGTTGAGAGTGGTGTTTATACTTTGGAGTTCATGAAGAATTGGAAGGGGACAGACGTCGCCAAAGAGCTCAATTCA GCTTGCATTGACAAGGTTAGGGCCAACATTCTACTGGACATTCTTACCATCAGAGATAATGTAGCGGCACTTCCAGATTTCGTCAAACAACTTGTGAGGCAATACGAGGATGGAGTAGTCGTGAAGAAATGA
- the LOC141022556 gene encoding protein FAR-RED IMPAIRED RESPONSE 1-like produces the protein MSLVARKDVLHWIVLIKAGLPVAGQVFHEDTDAFQFYNMYALRNGFGIRIRKQVKNVAGDTTYIEFVCSCEGKPSKGVQKSVKRGCGAMMRIHRHEEHKWIITELRQEHNHPLTTSTEESEDAFKWLFSTFLKAVEDKHPVGILTDQNRAMELAIKAVLPNTIHRWCKWHIFYKAKEHIGPNLYSKTSDFKDKFHRVLNHTRTIDEFEGAWNSLIAEYDLHSNTWLQDVWDKRDRWAPPYFKDFFFAKMTTTQHSECMNHVLKAYVSPSSTMHNFVKQYDKFIADRIAAEDTLEFDTSKDARQPRCGSPIERKAAKVYTDTMFAKFSDQVMMHIGCRNLPDKYIKKRWTSNAREGNKSRFNMHAAASRTHRHTLLFEACMDLSSKGDASVDAYHVAMRKITEALQEIRLMPTQEDATAILQVHTTSTHLSAESDDECANEMEDEDILEAQLHDDVLPPNRRKKQGRPRTARLKSAAEGGVRTKRKCSFCQEKGHYRTGCPQNPENLTKSKINKVCKKCQLPGHNTSTCGDPPLHT, from the exons ATGTCGCTGGTGGCACGGAAGGATGTTCTTCACTGGATTGTTCTAATCAAGGCAGGACTACCAGTGGCAG GCCAGGTATTCCATGAAGACACGGATGCCTTCCAGTTTTATAACATGTACGCGTTGAGAAACGGGTTTGGTATAAGAATTCGTAAACAAGTCAAAAATGTTGCTGGTGACACTACTTACATCGAATTTGTATGCTCATGCGAG GGCAAGCCATCTAAGGGGGTTCAAAAATCTGTGAAGAGAGGTTGCGGTGCCATGATGCGCATACACAGACATGAAGAACATAAGTGGATCATCACAGAACTCCGGCAAGAACACAATCACCCCCTTACAACCAGCACAG AAGAATCAGAGGATGCCTTCAAGTGGTTATTTAGTACTTTTCTTAAAGCTGTCGAAGATAAGCATCCAGTTGGAATTCTCACAG ACCAGAACAGGGCCATGGAACTTGCCATCAAAGCTGTACTCCCTAACACAATCCATAGGTGGTGTAAATGGCACATTTTTTACAAAGCCAAAGAACATATTGGTCCTAATCTTTACAGCAAGACATCTGATTTCAAGGACAAGTTCCATAGAGTTCTTAATCATACAAGGACCATAGATGAGTTTGAAGGTGCTTGGAACTCACTTATTGCTGAGTATGATCTCCATAGCAACACCTGGCTACAAGATGTGTGGGATAAACGTGATCGCTGGGCACCACCATACTTCAAAGATTTTTTCTTCGCAAAGATGACAACAACGCAACACAGCGAGTGCATGAATCATGTGCTCAAAGCCTACGTTTCACCATCATCAACCATGCATAACTTCGTTAAACAATACGATAAGTTTATTGCTGATAGGATTGCGGCTGAGGACACACTTGAGTTCGACACTTCGAAG GATGCAAGGCAGCCGAGATGTGGATCACCAATAGAGAGGAAAGCTGCTAAAGTTTACACAGACACCATGTTTGCGAAGTTCAGCGACCAG GTTATGATGCATATTGGGTGCCGGAATCTTCCAGACAAATACATCAAGAAAAGATGGACGAGCAATGCCCGAGAAGGAAATAAAAGCAGATTCAACATGCATGCTGCTGCTTCGAGGACTCACCGGCATACCCTGTTATTCGAAGCTTGCATGGACCTATCGTCCAAAGGTGATGCATCAGTTGATGCATACCATGTTGCAATGAGGAAAATTACTGAAGCTTTACAGGAGATCCGTTTGATGCCAACCCAAGAAGATGCTACGGCTATACTTCAAGTCCACACAACATCTACACATTTATCTGCGGAATCAGATGATGAGTGTGCCAATGAAATGGAAGACGAGGACATCTTGGAAGCTcaacttcatgacgatgtgcttcCACCAAACCGACGCAAGAAGCAAGGACGTCCAAGGACAGCAAGGCTCAAATCTGCTGCCGAAGGTGGTGTACGTACAAAACGAAAATGTTCATTCTGCCAAGAGAAAGGACACTACAGAACTGGTTGTCCTCAAAACCCAGAGAATTTGACAAAGTCAAAGATTAATAAAGTCTGCAAGAAGTGCCAGCTTCCTGGCCACAACACCTCTACATGTGGCGATCCTCCTTTACATACTTGA